The Paeniglutamicibacter sulfureus genome includes a region encoding these proteins:
- a CDS encoding ABC transporter permease codes for MSTLAAGSNLAQITEPSRPVQRPWLVLGLQLLGILAALAAVAIWLANSDLSETERTTLAPAVLWGYTVEHLNLTVVAALIVLVIAIPLGIVLTRPSMRRFTNPVMAVANIGQAAPAIGLVVILAFLVGFGYWAAVISLVLYAILPVLTNTMVGLKQVDERLVEAGRGMGMSSMAVLFKVELPLAVPVMLSGIRTALVLLVGTATLAAFINGGGLGILITTGVNLNLTVVLIAGSLLVALLALLIDWLGRVVEQLARPKGL; via the coding sequence ATGAGTACCCTTGCCGCTGGCTCCAACCTCGCCCAGATCACCGAGCCGAGCCGCCCCGTACAGCGTCCGTGGCTGGTGCTGGGGCTTCAGTTGCTGGGAATCCTCGCAGCACTGGCCGCCGTGGCGATCTGGCTGGCCAACTCGGACCTGAGCGAGACCGAGCGCACCACGCTGGCCCCGGCAGTCCTCTGGGGCTACACCGTCGAGCACCTGAACCTCACGGTGGTGGCAGCGCTCATCGTGTTGGTCATCGCCATCCCGCTGGGGATCGTGCTGACCCGCCCCTCGATGCGCAGGTTCACCAACCCGGTGATGGCAGTGGCCAACATCGGTCAGGCGGCCCCGGCCATTGGCCTGGTCGTCATCCTGGCGTTCCTGGTGGGCTTCGGATATTGGGCTGCCGTTATCTCACTGGTGCTATATGCGATCCTGCCGGTGCTGACCAATACCATGGTCGGACTCAAGCAGGTTGACGAACGCCTCGTTGAGGCGGGGCGCGGCATGGGCATGAGTTCCATGGCCGTGCTGTTCAAGGTCGAGTTGCCGCTGGCTGTCCCGGTCATGCTTTCGGGCATCCGCACCGCGCTGGTCTTGCTGGTTGGCACCGCCACCCTCGCCGCCTTCATCAACGGCGGCGGTCTGGGCATCCTGATCACCACCGGCGTGAACCTGAACCTCACGGTCGTGCTGATTGCAGGATCCCTGCTGGTGGCATTGCTGGCGCTGCTCATCGACTGGCTTGGCCGTGTCGTGGAGCAGCTCGCCCGGCCGAAAGGACTTTAG
- a CDS encoding amino acid deaminase, which yields MDDLAQSERTTLASPAYAVDMIANLGRVTLDWRHKAIPATFQGQSAAEFTSGDVELSQLQTPLLTLDLTAMTHNLKQISAWGSARGVLLSPHGTTTMAPQLWAEQLERGAWGITLANYAQMRVAHAHGIARVLLPNTLSDPRAIAWVSSVTGDDFEVVSWVDSLQSVELLETTLTQLAASMESTPTPLRVMVELGGSVGRTGARTINEVLDISRAVAASTHLILVGIGGYEGTPAHGADEAALQTVRDYLVQMFKAHKLILASGHYAAGANLILSTGGRASFEDVASMLSPAIDAGTGAGGRRIDVLIRSGDYLVHDDRFHRGISHFARQRIAPFRAAMHGWARVVSQPEAGLALLDGGKRDFPFDEGLPEPEMIGPDLGSEMTELVGASIVTQYDQHSFLRFDPATTTVKVGDVIRLGLSHPCTAFDKWSLIPVLEDAVEDQRVVSLVHTFF from the coding sequence GTGGATGATCTTGCACAATCGGAACGAACTACCCTGGCTTCCCCCGCCTATGCTGTCGATATGATCGCCAACCTGGGTCGCGTCACCCTCGACTGGCGACACAAAGCCATACCAGCCACCTTCCAGGGGCAAAGCGCCGCCGAATTCACTTCGGGGGACGTGGAGCTTTCCCAGCTGCAAACGCCGCTGTTGACCCTGGACCTCACGGCCATGACCCACAACCTCAAGCAGATCTCTGCCTGGGGCAGCGCGCGCGGGGTGTTGTTGTCCCCGCATGGCACCACCACCATGGCCCCGCAATTGTGGGCCGAACAATTGGAACGCGGCGCGTGGGGCATCACCTTGGCCAACTACGCCCAAATGCGTGTGGCACATGCCCATGGCATCGCGAGGGTGCTGCTCCCCAATACGCTTTCCGACCCGAGGGCCATCGCCTGGGTGTCCTCGGTGACCGGGGACGATTTCGAAGTAGTCTCATGGGTCGACTCGTTGCAAAGCGTGGAGCTGCTTGAAACCACGCTCACGCAACTGGCCGCAAGCATGGAAAGCACGCCCACTCCCCTGCGGGTGATGGTGGAGCTCGGCGGCTCCGTCGGCCGCACCGGCGCCCGTACCATCAATGAAGTACTGGACATCTCCCGCGCCGTTGCCGCATCCACCCACCTCATCCTTGTGGGCATCGGCGGCTATGAGGGTACACCGGCCCACGGCGCCGACGAGGCCGCCCTGCAAACAGTGCGTGATTACCTGGTGCAGATGTTCAAGGCGCACAAACTCATTTTGGCGTCCGGGCACTACGCCGCCGGGGCGAATTTGATCTTGAGCACCGGTGGCAGGGCCAGCTTCGAGGATGTTGCATCGATGCTGTCACCCGCCATTGACGCCGGCACCGGCGCCGGGGGCCGTCGGATCGATGTCTTGATCCGGTCCGGGGACTACCTGGTGCATGACGACCGGTTCCACCGCGGCATTTCACACTTCGCCCGCCAGCGCATTGCCCCGTTTCGCGCCGCCATGCACGGCTGGGCCCGCGTGGTTTCGCAGCCCGAGGCGGGTCTGGCCCTGCTCGACGGCGGCAAGCGCGATTTTCCCTTCGATGAGGGACTGCCCGAACCAGAAATGATCGGTCCAGATCTGGGCAGCGAAATGACCGAGTTGGTCGGTGCGAGCATCGTGACGCAATACGACCAGCACTCTTTCCTGCGCTTCGATCCGGCCACCACCACGGTAAAGGTCGGCGACGTGATCCGGCTGGGCCTGTCCCACCCCTGCACTGCCTTTGACAAGTGGTCGTTGATCCCGGTCCTCGAGGACGCAGTGGAGGACCAACGGGTCGTCTCCCTAGTTCACACCTTCTTCTAA
- a CDS encoding ABC transporter ATP-binding protein has translation MSESSDAITGASILLDEVTKQYPGQVKPAVGGLTLEIPAGSIVMLVGPSGCGKTTTLKMINRLIEPTGGKIVINGEDVTKMDGDTLRRRIGYVIQAGGLFPHMTVAANIAIVPKMLGWKKDKIAARIDELLELVSLDPAIYRDRYPKELSGGQQQRVGVARALAADPPVLLMDEPFGAVDPITRQRLQDELLNIQSEVQKTIVMVTHDFDEAVKLGDWIAVFNEGAQLVQYDSPERVLANPANEFVENFIGSGAGLKQLTLTRVNEVALMDAITALPGELASDVLSRLQGEGASYAVVLDQRRRPIRRLTRRQLSRLQVVDDTIDESMPSVSDQSTLNDALDTMLVSSSETAVVTGRRDVFRGLINVQTIMEAISQANAAAADGSEAPVGLNSGAIPALAVEHAVAAEPQSTEEPR, from the coding sequence GTGTCTGAATCCTCTGACGCCATCACTGGCGCATCAATCTTGCTTGACGAAGTCACCAAGCAGTACCCCGGCCAGGTCAAGCCTGCCGTCGGCGGACTCACCCTCGAGATCCCGGCAGGAAGCATCGTCATGCTCGTTGGCCCATCGGGCTGCGGCAAGACGACCACCCTGAAAATGATCAACCGGCTCATCGAGCCCACCGGCGGAAAGATCGTCATCAACGGCGAAGACGTCACCAAGATGGACGGCGACACACTGCGCCGCCGCATTGGCTATGTCATCCAGGCCGGGGGACTCTTTCCGCATATGACCGTGGCAGCGAACATCGCCATCGTTCCCAAGATGCTGGGCTGGAAAAAGGACAAGATCGCTGCCCGCATCGATGAGCTGCTGGAGCTGGTCTCGCTGGATCCGGCCATCTACCGCGATCGCTATCCCAAGGAGCTCTCCGGCGGGCAGCAGCAGCGCGTGGGCGTTGCGCGGGCGTTGGCCGCCGATCCGCCGGTGCTGCTCATGGACGAGCCCTTTGGCGCAGTTGACCCGATCACCCGCCAGCGCCTGCAGGACGAACTGCTGAACATCCAGTCCGAGGTGCAGAAGACCATCGTGATGGTGACGCACGACTTCGATGAGGCGGTAAAGCTGGGCGACTGGATCGCCGTCTTCAACGAGGGTGCCCAGCTGGTCCAGTACGATTCGCCGGAGCGCGTCTTGGCCAACCCCGCCAATGAGTTCGTGGAGAACTTCATTGGCTCCGGTGCCGGCCTCAAGCAGCTCACCCTGACCCGGGTGAACGAGGTCGCACTTATGGATGCGATCACCGCGCTGCCAGGCGAGTTGGCCAGCGATGTACTATCCCGGCTCCAGGGCGAGGGAGCATCGTATGCGGTGGTCCTGGACCAACGCCGCCGGCCCATTCGACGCCTCACCCGTCGCCAGCTCTCCCGCCTGCAGGTGGTCGACGACACCATCGACGAGTCGATGCCATCGGTCAGCGACCAGTCCACCCTGAATGACGCATTGGACACCATGTTGGTTTCGAGTTCCGAGACCGCCGTCGTCACGGGCAGGCGCGACGTCTTCCGAGGCTTGATCAACGTGCAGACCATCATGGAGGCCATCTCCCAGGCCAACGCCGCGGCCGCGGACGGTTCCGAGGCACCCGTTGGATTGAACTCCGGCGCCATTCCGGCCCTCGCCGTGGAGCATGCCGTGGCGGCGGAGCCGCAAAGTACGGAGGAGCCGCGATGA
- a CDS encoding ABC transporter permease: MFEFIGERFRQILFASWQHFSLVAQCLILATIIAVVIAALVYRNKSLSSLANGVSAIGLTIPSFAAIGLLIAPFGFGVTPAVIVVTFFAALPIVRNAIVGLAGISPSVVESARGIGMSRMRTLATVELPMAWPVILSGIRVSAQMVMGVAAIAAYALGPGLGGFIFSGLSRLGGAKAFDSVLVGVIGVVILAFILDLILLGIGRLTTPRGIRV, translated from the coding sequence GTGTTTGAATTCATTGGCGAAAGATTCCGCCAAATATTGTTCGCCTCGTGGCAACATTTCTCGCTAGTTGCGCAGTGTCTGATCCTCGCGACGATTATCGCCGTGGTGATTGCGGCGCTGGTTTACCGCAATAAGTCTTTGTCTTCCCTGGCCAACGGGGTCTCGGCCATTGGCCTGACCATCCCCTCGTTCGCTGCGATCGGCTTGTTGATCGCCCCATTCGGGTTCGGCGTGACCCCCGCCGTCATCGTGGTGACGTTCTTTGCCGCGCTGCCCATTGTCCGCAATGCCATCGTCGGCCTGGCCGGCATCTCCCCGTCAGTGGTTGAGTCTGCCCGCGGCATCGGCATGAGCCGCATGCGCACCCTGGCAACGGTTGAACTTCCCATGGCATGGCCCGTCATCCTGTCCGGCATCCGGGTATCGGCCCAGATGGTGATGGGCGTTGCCGCGATTGCCGCCTATGCCTTGGGCCCCGGCCTCGGCGGATTCATCTTCTCCGGCCTCTCCCGCCTGGGTGGAGCAAAGGCCTTTGACTCAGTGCTGGTCGGAGTCATTGGCGTGGTCATCCTGGCCTTCATTCTCGATCTCATTTTGCTCGGCATCGGCCGACTTACCACTCCGCGAGGTATCCGTGTCTGA
- a CDS encoding glycine betaine ABC transporter substrate-binding protein, with translation MNAGKWIKSTALVAAAGVLLTGCGLSSAGSYVPPAGQGSISPLPDLPGNPTMTVTSKSFTEQLILGKIAVLAGQAAGFKVNDLTGVPGSQPARELLVSGQASVLWEYTGTAWLTYLGHETGIADQSEQWQVVHDQDLEENGILWGKPAPMNNTYAMAVRSEAVEDLGGISKLSELKDLDPKDLTFCVDAEFNSRADGLNPMLELYGLERGNPKSVPDTNVGLYDTGAIYSATDNGACNFGEVFTTDGRIKALDLTVLEDDLGYFPAYNVSPVFFGEFSDKYPGIEDVFAKIAPLLTDEALQEMNLEVDVNGREPADVAFEWMVAEGFITEP, from the coding sequence ATGAATGCAGGAAAATGGATCAAGTCAACCGCACTCGTGGCGGCGGCCGGCGTGCTGCTGACCGGATGTGGACTGTCCTCCGCGGGCTCGTATGTGCCGCCCGCCGGGCAGGGGAGCATTAGCCCGCTTCCCGACCTCCCGGGGAATCCCACCATGACGGTGACAAGCAAGTCGTTCACCGAACAGTTGATCCTGGGCAAGATTGCCGTGCTGGCCGGCCAAGCCGCCGGATTCAAGGTCAACGACCTGACGGGCGTTCCCGGCAGCCAACCGGCCCGTGAGCTGCTGGTGTCCGGCCAGGCCTCCGTGCTGTGGGAATACACGGGAACCGCCTGGCTGACCTACCTGGGACACGAAACAGGCATCGCCGACCAGTCCGAGCAGTGGCAGGTGGTGCACGACCAAGACCTCGAGGAGAACGGGATCCTCTGGGGCAAGCCCGCACCCATGAACAACACGTACGCCATGGCCGTGCGCAGTGAAGCCGTAGAGGACCTCGGCGGGATCAGCAAGCTTTCCGAGCTCAAGGACCTTGATCCCAAGGACCTGACGTTTTGTGTTGACGCGGAATTCAATTCCCGGGCGGACGGCCTGAATCCGATGCTCGAGCTGTACGGGCTGGAACGCGGCAACCCCAAGTCGGTGCCCGACACCAATGTGGGGCTCTACGACACCGGGGCGATCTACAGTGCCACCGACAACGGTGCCTGCAACTTCGGCGAGGTCTTCACCACCGATGGCCGCATCAAGGCCCTGGACCTGACGGTTCTGGAGGACGACTTGGGGTATTTCCCCGCCTACAACGTTTCCCCGGTCTTCTTCGGGGAATTTTCCGACAAATACCCGGGCATCGAGGATGTCTTTGCCAAGATCGCCCCGTTGCTCACCGACGAAGCACTCCAGGAGATGAACCTGGAGGTCGACGTCAACGGCCGCGAGCCCGCGGACGTGGCCTTCGAATGGATGGTCGCGGAGGGCTTCATCACCGAGCCGTAA
- a CDS encoding nucleotidyltransferase family protein, with translation MTSPNESPPVVGVLLAAGAGSRLGRGPKALLRNPNGQNLLGSALAALRDGGCTRVVVVLGAEATRVREQVNEPGATVLINELWATGMGSSLALGMGAVPDGAAALVALVDQPGLSAALVRRIASEHRAGRITAAGYRRDDASLRRGHPVLFAPEHIRAAAAAASGDVGARDYLAANRELVDLVDCSDLDTGLDLDTVADLEALGWK, from the coding sequence ATGACCAGCCCCAATGAGAGCCCTCCCGTGGTGGGCGTGCTGCTGGCCGCCGGCGCGGGATCGCGCTTGGGCCGCGGCCCCAAGGCGCTATTGCGCAACCCAAACGGCCAGAATCTGCTGGGCTCCGCACTTGCCGCGCTCCGGGACGGAGGTTGCACCCGGGTCGTGGTGGTTCTGGGGGCCGAAGCCACACGGGTCAGGGAGCAGGTCAACGAACCCGGTGCCACGGTGCTGATAAACGAACTCTGGGCCACCGGCATGGGGTCGTCTCTTGCGCTGGGCATGGGCGCTGTCCCCGACGGGGCGGCTGCGCTGGTGGCGCTGGTGGACCAACCTGGCCTGAGCGCAGCCCTTGTCCGCCGAATAGCATCTGAACACCGTGCAGGGCGGATCACCGCTGCCGGCTACCGCCGGGACGACGCGTCGTTGCGGCGCGGACACCCCGTGCTCTTCGCCCCGGAGCACATTCGGGCGGCGGCAGCGGCAGCCTCGGGCGATGTCGGGGCGCGGGACTACCTGGCCGCCAACCGGGAACTAGTCGACCTCGTCGACTGCTCGGACCTGGACACCGGGCTGGACCTCGACACCGTCGCCGACCTGGAGGCACTCGGCTGGAAGTAG